Proteins from one Pseudomonas bijieensis genomic window:
- a CDS encoding phospholipid carrier-dependent glycosyltransferase has protein sequence MPRYSLKYAVVLVVLLASAVVGVYGFSTLELASMNSATRTILLSVAGMAALTVFTGKPPIILCLGLLACLSVACAQIWPVIVVALFALSCIVLGRWMLRQEASIDWSVHLLVGAGTFGTLTGLAAYLPINYPWLYGALLLTPLILGHRHVTSIGGELLRQIQASRSVQTPLQTGLDVLICSFACLYVLVAFMPEVGHDALAMHLFVPSHLAQRHQWSFDAGTYVWAVMPMLADWIYSIVYMLAGETASRLSNSAFTLLLAWQIRNMTLWAGGSATSARWASLIFLSTPLAFAESSSLHIESAWTAFMMAGTLAILKVSSFTPDPRERLSQLLLAGLLLGFALATKAVTLSVLPVLLVILLLHCKAWAVQGIVKTLLLGSVGLILAGATPYLSAGYLTGNPVFPFFNAIFHSPLWPNINFEPPATFGTGVTWDTLYRMVFKSPQFIEGRVGAAGFQWLLLPTAAVAVLLSGNKKALCILLVGAGSMFTTFHSTAYLRYVFPSFALFSVILALPFSDAKIFPRSLAILAGALLILTNTRFIQAATYYGEINPSALLSKTGRDAYLLERLPIRNMVDTVNALNTGHQPVAVFASPLMAGLHGDALYASWYNLKWKNEFDAAASPSELAQRLRQRQVNWLVIDLKSLPQARLDLLLNVSTSYARLGDVELRKLNDTHYEHLLNPELSSLEGWSLTSPSTYDPSRKILTVNVQTPAIQRVEVTPGLTYINSVSARCATTATAGRIQANWMDEQGNFITTSIETFDCTTQWETHEMNVVAPANATSVIIYASGHTDTPLEFKSLSFRQ, from the coding sequence TTGCCCAGATACAGCCTGAAATACGCAGTGGTGTTGGTGGTTTTACTGGCGAGTGCGGTGGTCGGCGTGTACGGTTTTTCGACGCTCGAACTGGCGTCCATGAACAGCGCCACCCGGACGATACTGCTGTCAGTGGCAGGCATGGCCGCCCTCACCGTCTTCACTGGTAAACCACCGATCATCCTTTGCCTGGGTTTACTGGCATGCCTGTCCGTTGCCTGCGCCCAGATCTGGCCGGTCATTGTCGTCGCGCTGTTCGCGCTGTCTTGCATCGTGCTCGGCAGGTGGATGCTCAGGCAAGAAGCCTCGATCGACTGGAGCGTCCACCTGCTGGTGGGAGCGGGCACGTTCGGCACGCTGACAGGCCTGGCGGCCTACTTGCCGATCAACTACCCCTGGCTGTATGGCGCGCTGCTGTTAACGCCGCTCATATTGGGCCACCGGCATGTCACGTCGATAGGGGGTGAACTGCTGAGGCAGATCCAGGCCAGTCGTTCAGTGCAAACACCCCTCCAGACGGGTCTCGACGTACTGATCTGCAGCTTCGCCTGCCTTTACGTGCTGGTCGCCTTCATGCCGGAGGTCGGGCATGACGCGTTGGCCATGCACCTTTTCGTCCCGTCACACCTGGCTCAGCGGCATCAATGGTCGTTCGACGCAGGCACTTATGTATGGGCGGTCATGCCCATGCTGGCCGACTGGATCTATAGCATTGTCTATATGCTGGCCGGCGAAACGGCCTCGCGCCTGAGCAACAGCGCATTCACTTTGCTGCTGGCTTGGCAAATCCGCAACATGACCCTCTGGGCCGGCGGCTCTGCCACCAGCGCCCGCTGGGCGAGCCTGATCTTTCTGTCGACACCCCTCGCCTTCGCTGAGAGCAGCAGCCTGCATATAGAGTCGGCCTGGACCGCCTTCATGATGGCCGGGACGCTCGCGATCCTGAAAGTCTCAAGCTTCACGCCCGATCCCAGGGAGCGCTTGTCGCAACTGCTCCTGGCCGGCCTCCTGCTGGGTTTCGCCCTGGCGACCAAAGCCGTGACCCTGAGCGTCCTGCCGGTCCTGCTGGTGATCCTCTTGCTGCACTGCAAGGCCTGGGCCGTCCAAGGGATCGTCAAGACGCTCCTGCTGGGCAGTGTCGGCCTGATACTGGCGGGCGCGACCCCTTACCTCTCAGCCGGGTACTTGACCGGCAACCCCGTGTTCCCGTTTTTCAATGCCATTTTCCATTCGCCGCTCTGGCCGAACATCAACTTCGAACCACCGGCCACTTTCGGTACCGGTGTGACCTGGGACACCCTCTATCGAATGGTCTTCAAGTCGCCTCAGTTCATCGAGGGGCGAGTTGGCGCGGCCGGCTTTCAATGGCTGCTGCTACCCACCGCTGCCGTCGCCGTGCTGTTGAGCGGCAACAAAAAAGCCTTGTGCATTCTCCTGGTCGGCGCCGGCTCGATGTTCACGACGTTCCACTCAACCGCCTACCTGCGTTATGTATTCCCCTCCTTCGCGCTGTTCTCAGTCATCCTGGCCCTGCCCTTTTCCGACGCGAAGATTTTCCCGCGCAGCCTCGCCATCCTGGCCGGTGCCTTGTTGATCCTGACCAATACCCGTTTCATCCAGGCCGCGACTTATTATGGCGAAATCAACCCCTCCGCACTGTTGAGCAAGACCGGTCGGGATGCCTATCTATTGGAACGGCTGCCCATCCGAAACATGGTCGACACTGTCAACGCCTTGAATACCGGGCATCAGCCCGTGGCGGTCTTTGCGTCACCCTTGATGGCGGGTTTGCATGGCGATGCCCTTTACGCGTCGTGGTACAACCTGAAGTGGAAAAACGAATTCGATGCGGCGGCCTCGCCATCGGAGCTTGCCCAACGCTTGCGCCAGCGCCAGGTGAACTGGCTGGTGATCGACCTCAAGTCTCTTCCCCAGGCGCGCCTGGACCTGCTGCTCAATGTGTCCACGTCGTATGCCAGGCTGGGTGACGTGGAACTGCGCAAGCTCAATGACACACACTACGAACACCTGCTCAATCCAGAGCTGTCCAGCCTCGAGGGCTGGAGCCTGACATCACCCTCGACCTATGACCCGTCGCGCAAGATCCTGACCGTCAACGTCCAGACACCGGCGATACAGCGTGTCGAAGTGACGCCAGGGCTGACGTACATCAACAGCGTGTCCGCCCGCTGCGCAACGACAGCCACTGCCGGAAGAATCCAGGCCAATTGGATGGATGAGCAAGGCAACTTCATTACCACCAGCATCGAGACGTTTGACTGCACCACGCAATGGGAGACCCATGAAATGAACGTGGTTGCCCCTGCGAACGCGACGTCCGTGATCATTTATGCGTCCGGCCATACCGACACTCCCCTGGAGTTCAAGTCCCTTTCATTCAGGCAATAG
- a CDS encoding glycosyltransferase family 2 protein, protein MNSKTALFTDEQRVAVVIPSYRVTAHIVDVIEAIGPEVWRIYVIDDACPDGSGGHVLASCNDPRVKVLPHDVNKGVGGAVMTGYRAALAEGASIIVKVDGDGQMDPTLIPLFIEPILAGEADYTKGNRFFDLEEVQSMPRIRLFGNAVLSLMAKLSTGYWDLFDPTNGYTAIHRDVARLLPLDKVSQRYFFETDILFRLNTVRAVVVDIPMEARYGDEVSHLKISKIVGEFLFKHLRNFTKRVLYNYYLRDMSLASIELPIGILMFLFGILFGSYHWFESAQNGIATPAGTVMLSALPMLMGLQLIMAFLGYDIASVPSRPRQSRRGKATSLREENSLKR, encoded by the coding sequence ATGAACTCAAAAACAGCGCTTTTCACGGACGAACAACGCGTCGCCGTCGTCATCCCCAGCTATCGGGTCACCGCTCATATAGTGGACGTCATAGAGGCCATAGGGCCGGAGGTCTGGCGCATCTATGTCATTGACGACGCCTGTCCGGACGGCTCGGGCGGGCATGTCCTGGCGTCCTGTAACGACCCCCGGGTCAAAGTATTGCCCCATGACGTCAACAAAGGCGTCGGCGGCGCGGTCATGACCGGCTATCGAGCAGCCCTCGCCGAGGGGGCGAGTATCATCGTCAAAGTCGACGGGGACGGTCAGATGGACCCAACCCTGATCCCGCTGTTCATCGAACCGATCCTGGCGGGAGAAGCCGACTACACCAAGGGCAATCGGTTTTTCGATCTGGAGGAAGTCCAATCGATGCCGCGTATTCGCCTGTTCGGCAACGCTGTGCTGTCGCTGATGGCCAAATTGTCGACGGGTTACTGGGACCTGTTCGACCCCACCAACGGCTACACGGCGATTCACCGTGACGTCGCCCGGCTGCTGCCCCTGGACAAAGTCAGCCAACGCTACTTTTTCGAGACCGACATTCTGTTTCGCCTGAACACCGTGCGTGCCGTGGTGGTGGATATTCCGATGGAAGCCCGATACGGCGACGAAGTCAGTCATCTCAAGATCTCGAAAATCGTGGGTGAATTCCTGTTCAAACACTTGCGAAACTTCACCAAGCGCGTGCTCTACAACTATTATCTGCGCGACATGTCCCTGGCTTCGATCGAACTGCCGATCGGGATTCTCATGTTCTTGTTCGGCATCCTCTTCGGCAGTTACCACTGGTTCGAATCGGCGCAAAATGGCATCGCGACACCAGCCGGAACCGTGATGCTCAGCGCGCTGCCCATGCTCATGGGCTTGCAGTTGATCATGGCGTTCCTCGGTTATGACATCGCCTCCGTACCCAGCCGACCACGGCAATCCAGGCGTGGTAAAGCAACGTCATTGCGGGAAGAAAACTCATTAAAGCGCTGA
- a CDS encoding 2OG-Fe(II) oxygenase, producing the protein MLDLSRLTPAALRAHPFSWAEIGSLYSVEDAAALAASFPHDHFKTVSGYGGEKNYDYEARALVGMGSNTIAFPEELSEAWLRLARDLGSAGYREAMSELTGIDLRAVPMEVNVFHYGPGASLGAHPDLPDKLVTHILYFNESWDRNDGGCLNILHSNDPNAVAAEIEPLVGNSAILVRSDHSWHAVTPVVSGCHSSRRSLTATFYRPGSQSSMWPPGDHTPLHGYPRA; encoded by the coding sequence ATGCTAGATCTCTCTCGTCTCACGCCAGCGGCTCTAAGGGCTCACCCGTTCTCATGGGCTGAAATCGGCAGCCTGTATTCGGTCGAGGACGCCGCCGCGTTGGCGGCCTCCTTTCCTCATGACCACTTCAAGACGGTGAGTGGTTATGGCGGTGAGAAGAACTATGACTATGAGGCCCGTGCCCTGGTGGGCATGGGCTCCAACACCATCGCTTTCCCTGAAGAACTGAGCGAGGCGTGGTTGCGGCTGGCCCGGGATCTTGGCTCGGCGGGCTATCGAGAGGCCATGTCGGAGCTGACCGGGATCGACCTGCGTGCCGTACCGATGGAGGTCAACGTCTTTCATTACGGTCCCGGCGCCAGCTTGGGGGCCCATCCGGACCTGCCCGATAAACTGGTCACCCATATCCTGTATTTCAATGAGTCCTGGGACCGCAATGACGGCGGGTGCCTGAATATCCTGCACAGCAATGACCCCAACGCCGTGGCGGCCGAGATCGAGCCCCTGGTGGGCAACTCGGCGATCCTGGTGCGCTCGGATCATTCCTGGCATGCCGTCACCCCGGTGGTGAGCGGCTGCCATTCTTCCCGCCGCAGCCTGACGGCAACGTTCTACCGACCGGGCTCCCAGAGTTCCATGTGGCCGCCGGGCGACCACACCCCACTGCATGGATACCCACGTGCTTAA
- a CDS encoding NAD-dependent epimerase/dehydratase family protein, translating into MTWRNADNWHGLTLDTFLSFAPIWVLPDYLERLASAHVKRVVALSSTSRFAKQASPDARERALAQRLVRAEEQLEQWAIERQIEWVILRPTMIYGFGRDKNISQIARFIQRFGFFPLIDGATGLRQPVHADDVIQACLSALSTPGLPSGGYNLSGGEVLPYHTMVRRIFQALGCPERTLPLPAKALTQVVSIMRCLPRYRHLSGALVARMNQDLVFDHSDASDRLGFAPRAFHLMGEDLPGR; encoded by the coding sequence GTGACGTGGAGAAACGCTGACAACTGGCACGGACTGACGCTGGATACCTTCCTGTCATTTGCCCCCATCTGGGTATTACCCGATTATTTGGAGCGCCTTGCCAGCGCCCACGTCAAACGCGTTGTCGCGCTGTCCTCCACAAGCCGCTTTGCCAAACAAGCATCGCCCGACGCCCGGGAAAGGGCGTTGGCGCAACGCTTGGTACGCGCAGAAGAACAGCTCGAGCAGTGGGCGATCGAACGGCAAATCGAATGGGTGATCCTGCGACCGACCATGATCTATGGCTTTGGCCGCGACAAGAACATCTCGCAAATTGCCCGTTTCATCCAACGCTTCGGTTTTTTTCCGCTCATCGACGGCGCAACCGGACTGCGCCAGCCGGTGCATGCTGACGACGTGATCCAGGCGTGCCTGTCGGCCCTGAGTACGCCTGGCCTGCCCAGTGGCGGCTATAACCTCTCAGGAGGGGAAGTGTTGCCTTATCACACCATGGTGAGACGAATATTCCAGGCCCTGGGATGCCCCGAACGAACACTGCCCCTCCCCGCCAAGGCGTTAACCCAGGTCGTTTCGATCATGCGCTGCCTGCCACGCTACCGACATCTTTCTGGCGCGTTGGTGGCGCGCATGAACCAGGACCTGGTATTCGACCATTCCGACGCCAGTGACCGGCTTGGCTTTGCGCCCAGGGCGTTTCACCTGATGGGCGAAGACTTGCCCGGGCGCTGA
- a CDS encoding glycosyltransferase gives MNLGSQALRTRLSLQEGKAGRLREQLRLAEQRLKDAETLLQTKESEAVALSDWAVDLRAQLAAKQAELFKLSDWGNAIERAPLRYSIRKQLYKLSRRVYAWLPLSAHRKSKLASRLRSWLKSGKATPGESAAPAGLIPLQPLPPPVNLAVPSSHGRPMILMFGVIDWHFRIQRPQNLAKELARAGQTTFYVSNHFIDDDAPGFEAELLEGSKRLFQIRFKVRGAPAIYHAPPSAAAIRQLCQGLAMLLQSANVGAVDCIVQHAYWFPLARRVPNATLVYDCMDHHEGFGNVAQEMLDLEIALMRRADLLVATSDWIERHGKRENRNVEVIRNACEFSFFSQRPDKVYRDPSNRKIIGYYGVIAEWFDLDLVKRVAQSFPQHLILLIGSDTVQAKKYFKACPNVVLEGEVPYASLPYYLHAMDVCLLPFKVMPLTLATNPVKVYEYLSAGKPVVSVKLPELSQFGELVWAIEQPTEFISTLRDVLEALPETSATLKARQSFARSQTWRHRAASLREAIATLPLPKVSVVVLTYNNLELTKACLDSLLTQSQYPNLEIIVVDNHSSDQTPAYLTAWAKGHPDRIVILNPDNKGFAAGNNLGLAAASGDYLVILNNDTVVTAGWIKGLIRHLQDNTEIGIIGPITNNIGNEAKVSTRYDRLEDMPAEAAQMTRARMGDWFEINTLAFFCVMLPRSTYEQVGGLCEEYGLGFFEDDDYCRRVQRRGMRAACAEDVFVHHHLSASFNTLGARKKQALFEKNRAIYESKWGSWVPHTYRDV, from the coding sequence TTGAACCTGGGTTCACAAGCGCTTCGCACTCGCCTGTCACTTCAAGAAGGCAAGGCCGGGCGGCTGCGCGAGCAACTGCGGTTGGCCGAACAGCGCCTGAAAGACGCCGAGACATTGCTCCAGACAAAAGAAAGCGAGGCGGTCGCGCTTTCCGATTGGGCGGTGGATTTGCGCGCCCAACTGGCGGCGAAGCAGGCTGAGCTGTTCAAGCTTTCGGACTGGGGCAACGCCATTGAACGCGCACCGCTGCGTTATTCGATACGTAAGCAGCTGTATAAGTTGTCGCGCCGGGTCTACGCCTGGCTGCCACTCTCCGCACACCGTAAAAGCAAACTGGCGAGTCGGCTTCGAAGCTGGTTGAAATCCGGCAAGGCAACGCCAGGCGAATCAGCGGCACCCGCTGGCCTCATCCCGCTGCAACCTCTGCCACCGCCCGTAAACCTTGCCGTGCCGTCTAGTCACGGGCGGCCCATGATCCTGATGTTCGGCGTGATTGACTGGCACTTCCGCATCCAGCGCCCACAGAACCTGGCCAAGGAGTTGGCCCGGGCCGGACAAACGACCTTTTATGTCTCGAACCACTTTATCGACGATGATGCCCCCGGTTTCGAAGCAGAGCTTTTGGAAGGCTCCAAACGGCTGTTTCAGATCCGTTTCAAGGTACGTGGCGCACCGGCCATTTATCATGCCCCGCCGTCAGCGGCCGCGATCCGCCAGTTGTGCCAAGGGCTGGCCATGCTCCTGCAATCGGCGAACGTCGGTGCCGTGGATTGCATCGTCCAGCACGCCTATTGGTTCCCGTTGGCGAGGCGTGTCCCCAACGCCACGCTAGTCTATGACTGCATGGACCATCACGAAGGCTTCGGCAACGTTGCCCAGGAAATGCTCGACCTTGAGATCGCCCTGATGCGCAGGGCGGATCTGTTGGTGGCCACCTCCGACTGGATCGAACGGCACGGCAAGCGGGAAAACCGCAACGTAGAGGTGATCCGCAACGCCTGCGAGTTCAGTTTCTTCAGCCAACGTCCCGACAAGGTCTACCGGGATCCTTCCAACAGAAAGATCATCGGCTACTACGGCGTCATTGCCGAATGGTTCGATCTGGACCTGGTCAAGCGTGTCGCCCAGTCCTTCCCGCAGCACCTGATCCTGTTGATCGGCAGCGATACCGTCCAGGCAAAAAAATACTTCAAGGCCTGCCCGAATGTGGTCCTGGAAGGCGAAGTCCCCTATGCCTCCCTGCCCTACTACCTCCACGCCATGGACGTTTGCCTCCTTCCGTTCAAGGTCATGCCGCTGACCCTCGCCACCAATCCGGTCAAGGTCTATGAATACCTGAGCGCGGGAAAACCGGTGGTGTCGGTGAAACTGCCGGAATTGAGCCAGTTCGGCGAACTGGTCTGGGCGATTGAACAGCCGACTGAGTTCATCTCGACCCTGCGCGATGTATTGGAGGCACTCCCAGAGACCAGCGCCACGCTAAAGGCGCGGCAATCGTTCGCCCGGAGCCAGACCTGGCGGCATCGGGCCGCCAGCCTGCGCGAGGCCATCGCGACGTTACCCCTGCCTAAAGTCAGCGTCGTGGTGTTGACCTATAACAACCTCGAACTGACCAAGGCCTGCCTCGATAGCCTGTTGACCCAAAGCCAATACCCGAACCTTGAAATCATCGTCGTCGATAACCATTCCAGCGACCAGACCCCGGCCTACCTCACCGCCTGGGCCAAGGGACATCCAGACCGGATCGTCATCCTCAACCCGGACAACAAGGGCTTCGCCGCCGGCAACAACCTGGGCCTCGCAGCGGCCAGTGGCGACTATCTGGTTATCCTGAACAACGACACGGTCGTCACCGCCGGCTGGATCAAAGGCCTGATCCGCCACCTGCAGGACAACACGGAAATCGGCATCATCGGTCCGATCACCAACAACATCGGCAATGAGGCCAAAGTCAGCACCCGCTATGACCGGCTAGAAGACATGCCCGCCGAAGCCGCACAAATGACCCGCGCCCGCATGGGCGATTGGTTCGAAATCAACACCCTGGCGTTTTTCTGCGTAATGTTGCCGCGCTCGACCTACGAGCAAGTCGGTGGCCTGTGCGAAGAGTACGGCCTGGGGTTCTTCGAGGACGACGATTACTGCCGCCGCGTGCAGCGTCGTGGCATGCGCGCAGCCTGCGCCGAAGATGTTTTCGTCCACCACCATCTGTCCGCCTCGTTCAATACTTTGGGTGCCAGGAAAAAACAGGCACTTTTCGAAAAGAACCGGGCGATCTACGAGAGCAAATGGGGTTCCTGGGTCCCGCACACGTACCGAGACGTATAA
- a CDS encoding glycosyltransferase: MLKLDSTLIDRDAALAQRDAAIHERDIALAKVDFLQNTRSWRFTRPLRSLFRWMRYGFSATQEFPETAAAIVYPTAPEPLPNPEVEPDFTTKGHLDILCFANIEWAARFQRPQQLMSQFASNGYRVFYIVPSSVPEQGQPYRLTSVAPNIFEVALQRDVQEAYYEKTVTPENHQALLLAMTALVADMQIRTALSVVHIAYWSPVARSLRAMHGWRIQYDCMDDWDGFPNIGEQLLSEEQSLIAQADLVTVSAALLYQKWSAHNPRCVLVRNAVDFAFFRQNCFTNDVLSGLVGPVIGYYGALAQWLDYPLLAALADRRPEWNFILVGDIFVDDLAGLEHKPNVQLLGRKPYSQMPLYLEHFDACLIPFRLYNVTHAVDPVKFYEYISAGKPVISTPLTEMSIYKDLLYFATGVDEFIEQIEHALAESDLVLYKRRVELARANDWKDRFNSMQLAIVGLYEKVSIVLVTYNNLNLTVQCVNSILRNTAWPNYQLIVVDNGSQDGTGDYLERLRQEVPTAKVILNPDNRGFAAANNQGLREADGDILLLLNNDTVVPDGWLEPLVRHLRDPSVGLVGPVTNAVGNEAKVEVSYTDIQQIQDFADRYTEAHKGRSFDISMLAMFCIAFRRGILEEVGYLDEAFGIGMFEDDDYSRRVQAAGYRTVCAEDAFIHHYGQASFRKLIASGEYQALWDKNQAYFESKWGTWQAHVHRAEPGIETQEKG, translated from the coding sequence GTGCTTAAGCTCGACAGCACCTTGATCGACCGCGACGCCGCCCTGGCTCAAAGAGACGCAGCCATCCATGAGCGCGATATCGCCTTGGCAAAAGTCGACTTCCTGCAAAATACCCGTTCGTGGCGTTTTACCCGACCCTTGCGCTCGCTTTTTCGGTGGATGCGTTATGGTTTTAGCGCAACGCAGGAATTCCCCGAGACAGCCGCTGCGATCGTCTACCCGACCGCACCGGAGCCGTTGCCGAACCCCGAGGTGGAACCGGATTTCACCACCAAAGGGCACCTGGATATCCTCTGCTTCGCCAACATTGAATGGGCTGCACGATTCCAGCGACCGCAGCAGTTGATGAGCCAGTTCGCGAGCAATGGTTATCGGGTGTTTTACATCGTCCCCTCCAGTGTGCCGGAGCAGGGACAGCCCTATCGATTGACGTCGGTGGCGCCCAACATTTTTGAAGTGGCGCTGCAACGTGATGTGCAAGAGGCGTATTACGAAAAAACAGTGACGCCTGAGAACCATCAGGCTTTGCTGCTCGCCATGACTGCGCTGGTCGCCGATATGCAGATAAGAACCGCCCTCTCGGTGGTACATATCGCCTATTGGAGCCCCGTGGCCCGCAGCCTGCGAGCCATGCATGGCTGGCGCATTCAGTATGACTGCATGGATGACTGGGATGGTTTTCCGAACATCGGTGAGCAACTGCTGAGCGAGGAACAGAGCCTGATTGCCCAGGCGGATCTGGTAACCGTTTCCGCCGCGTTGCTTTACCAGAAGTGGAGCGCCCACAACCCGCGCTGTGTACTGGTCCGAAACGCAGTGGATTTCGCCTTTTTCCGGCAGAACTGTTTCACCAATGATGTGCTCAGCGGGCTTGTCGGCCCGGTGATTGGTTACTACGGCGCCCTGGCGCAATGGCTCGACTATCCGTTACTGGCAGCGCTGGCGGACAGGCGGCCAGAGTGGAACTTCATCCTGGTGGGGGATATTTTCGTCGACGATCTGGCGGGCCTTGAGCACAAGCCCAATGTGCAGTTGCTGGGCAGGAAGCCTTATTCGCAAATGCCGCTTTACCTGGAGCATTTCGATGCCTGCCTGATTCCCTTCAGGCTCTACAACGTGACTCATGCGGTCGATCCGGTGAAGTTCTACGAGTACATCAGTGCAGGCAAGCCGGTGATCTCCACCCCACTGACGGAGATGAGCATCTATAAAGACTTGCTGTACTTCGCAACCGGGGTCGATGAGTTCATCGAACAGATCGAGCATGCCTTGGCCGAGAGCGACCTGGTCCTGTACAAACGACGCGTAGAACTGGCCCGGGCCAATGACTGGAAAGATCGATTCAATAGCATGCAACTGGCGATCGTCGGGCTGTACGAAAAAGTCTCCATCGTGCTTGTGACGTACAACAATCTCAATCTGACCGTTCAATGTGTAAACAGCATTCTGCGCAATACCGCCTGGCCCAATTACCAGCTCATTGTCGTCGACAATGGTTCGCAGGATGGTACGGGTGATTATCTTGAGCGCCTGCGCCAAGAGGTACCGACCGCGAAGGTCATTCTCAACCCGGACAACCGAGGCTTCGCTGCGGCCAATAACCAGGGCTTGCGAGAAGCCGACGGTGACATCCTGCTGTTGCTCAATAACGACACGGTAGTGCCTGACGGCTGGCTGGAACCGCTGGTCAGGCATTTGAGGGACCCGAGTGTCGGCCTGGTCGGACCGGTCACGAATGCGGTAGGAAACGAAGCGAAAGTCGAAGTTTCCTACACCGACATTCAACAGATACAAGATTTTGCAGACCGTTACACCGAAGCCCACAAGGGACGGTCGTTCGATATCTCGATGCTCGCCATGTTTTGCATCGCCTTCCGCCGTGGGATCCTCGAAGAGGTGGGGTATCTGGATGAAGCATTCGGTATCGGGATGTTCGAAGACGACGACTACAGCCGTCGCGTGCAGGCGGCCGGTTACCGGACGGTCTGTGCCGAAGATGCGTTTATCCATCACTACGGGCAGGCATCGTTCAGGAAGCTGATCGCCAGCGGTGAGTACCAGGCCCTCTGGGACAAGAACCAGGCGTACTTCGAAAGCAAATGGGGGACTTGGCAAGCCCATGTTCATCGCGCCGAGCCTGGTATCGAGACGCAGGAGAAGGGCTAG
- a CDS encoding class I SAM-dependent methyltransferase — translation MLREVFVEFHHTFHRLADRYFKVEGLEVELGAGIAPMRNSYPEVLATDIVATERLDMALNAEAMSLDDHSVRAFYGQNCFHHFPHPDRFFTELERTLKSGGGAILIEPFHGPFAAFLYKRLFKSEGFDMHFPSWETPSTGPMNGANQALSYIIFVRDRQAFERKHPGLEIVHQEICGNYLRYLISGGLNFRQLLPDALIPVLKVVEKLLYPLKRVLALHHIVVIRRKP, via the coding sequence ATGCTTCGAGAAGTCTTCGTGGAGTTCCACCACACGTTTCATCGCCTGGCAGACCGCTACTTCAAGGTCGAGGGTCTTGAGGTGGAGTTGGGGGCGGGCATCGCGCCCATGCGTAATTCGTACCCTGAAGTACTGGCTACGGACATTGTCGCTACCGAGCGACTGGACATGGCGCTCAATGCCGAGGCAATGAGCCTGGACGATCACTCGGTCCGGGCCTTTTATGGCCAGAACTGTTTTCACCACTTTCCTCATCCCGATCGGTTCTTCACAGAGCTGGAAAGAACACTCAAGAGCGGCGGCGGCGCCATTCTGATCGAGCCCTTCCACGGCCCTTTTGCCGCCTTTCTCTATAAGCGCCTGTTCAAGTCCGAAGGCTTCGACATGCACTTCCCGTCTTGGGAAACCCCGTCGACCGGGCCCATGAACGGTGCCAACCAGGCCCTCAGCTACATCATCTTCGTTCGCGACAGGCAGGCGTTCGAGCGCAAGCACCCAGGCTTGGAAATCGTTCACCAGGAGATCTGCGGCAATTATCTGCGCTACCTGATTTCCGGCGGCTTGAACTTTCGCCAGTTGTTGCCTGACGCGCTGATTCCTGTGCTCAAGGTCGTTGAAAAGCTGCTGTATCCGTTGAAACGAGTCTTGGCGCTGCATCACATCGTGGTCATCAGGAGGAAGCCTTGA
- a CDS encoding ABC transporter permease, producing the protein MQSFSMSPVAMIKSVLVNRILIYVLIRREVIGRYKGSMLGILWSFFTPAFMLVVYTFVFSVVFKARWSGGGESKSEFALVLFAGLLVFNLFSECINRAPGLVLANTNYVKKIVFPLETLPLVSLGAALFHMAVSLLAWLVFYIVLFGTPPVTALLLPLVLFPLVLLTLGISWFLASINVYLRDIGQFIGIIITAMLFLSPIFYPLSTLPQSYQAVLQANPLTLPVEMVRDVMFWGRPPQWEHLAVYSAIAVLIACCGFAWFQRTRKGFADVI; encoded by the coding sequence ATGCAGTCGTTCAGCATGTCCCCTGTCGCCATGATCAAGAGTGTCCTGGTCAATCGAATCTTGATCTACGTGTTGATCCGCAGGGAAGTCATCGGTCGCTATAAAGGCTCCATGCTCGGCATTTTATGGTCGTTCTTCACCCCGGCCTTCATGCTGGTGGTCTACACGTTCGTGTTCAGTGTCGTCTTCAAGGCCCGCTGGTCTGGCGGCGGTGAGTCCAAGAGCGAATTCGCCCTGGTGCTGTTCGCTGGCCTGCTGGTATTCAACCTGTTTTCCGAATGCATCAACCGTGCGCCTGGCCTGGTGCTGGCCAACACCAACTACGTCAAGAAGATTGTATTCCCATTGGAAACCCTGCCCCTGGTGTCCCTCGGCGCAGCGCTGTTCCACATGGCAGTCAGCCTCCTGGCCTGGCTGGTCTTCTACATCGTCCTGTTCGGTACCCCACCGGTCACCGCTCTTCTGCTGCCACTGGTGCTGTTTCCGTTGGTGTTGCTGACGCTGGGTATTTCCTGGTTTCTCGCCTCGATAAATGTATACCTGCGCGATATCGGCCAGTTCATCGGCATTATCATCACCGCGATGCTGTTCCTTTCTCCGATTTTCTATCCCCTCTCGACGCTTCCACAGAGCTATCAGGCCGTCTTGCAGGCAAACCCGCTGACGCTGCCGGTGGAAATGGTTCGCGATGTAATGTTCTGGGGCAGGCCGCCGCAATGGGAGCACCTGGCGGTTTACTCGGCAATCGCCGTGCTGATTGCCTGTTGCGGGTTTGCCTGGTTCCAGAGGACACGCAAGGGCTTCGCCGACGTCATATGA